The sequence AGCAAAAATAATCATGCTGTTAGAAGTGATAATGTCTACTCgcagggcagaggcagaagggTTGGTCTTTCTTAGGTACTGACTGGCACAGAGCACTAGAGAGGCTTCTAAGTCCTGAGTAAATTGTTTCTGACATGCTGCTACTTTCACATATATTCAGTGTGTGAGGAACCATGTCACTGTGTGTGTAAGACATGTATACTTTCATTCTGTGTGTTATGCTTTCAAAAatgagttgctttttaaaatataattgtgcTACAAAAAGTTCCTGGGATATCTTAAGATTTTCAAAGACTAGTGGGATccaagcctctctctctctgtctctctctctctctctatatatatatgtatatacatacacactatCTAAATAGCTATTATTAACCTGATATCTAATCTATATTTACTTATCTATATCTATgtttatctatatctatctatgcGAACATATCAGATCAAAGTTTTTCAGGGGCTCGCCATTGCTTTCCATGTTGGCTTTATACAAGAGAGAAATTTGTCCCCAGGGTCACCTGAGATGGGATGGGGAAGTGGCTGATGAAATGATATTGAAGGGCTGTCCTGTTTGAGTGTGCTGAACTCCCTTCATCAGCCAATTCATAACCCTGAATCACAGTGTTTGGGATTTTACTCTGAAGACCTCTCTCACACTCAGATAAATTATTTGTGACCTTTAGTTAGAAGTCCTAGGCTCTGTTCTCTCCCCTGACCTGCCTACCCTGTTCTCTAAGACTAATGATGTTCTCATCTTTTCCCAGTACTCTCATTCCTGGTGTATCTCTTTTCCGATATTTAATTCAGAAtaatggaaagtgatattcgggcGCTTTTCTTTACCATGCCTAATTGATGTCTCTGCTTTCTACGAACAGTGGTAGTTATGGATTCCACTGAATTCAGGAACATGACAGAAAGAAGATAGCAATTccatacaaaaatagaaaagagagaactAATTCTCCAGGTCTCACTTATATGCAGGAGAAAACAGCTACACTTCTCCATCATCTCAAGAATGCTGCTGTCTCAGCAACTGGGCACAGAGAATGTACACTTTAGTTTGGAGCCCCAGTCCAGCATTCCAGAGCTATGGAACAGTCACAAAGGGTTATTGAGCACGGTGGAGGGTGGACAGGACAAGAAGAGGAAGGTGAGCCCACAGCCTCTTCCTCCTCAGATTCTGCACCACCTTTATGGTCAGAGTAGATCGCTCAGTTCTTATCTGGGACAGTTTTCCCATGGACAGGGTGGTGGTGGATGAAACTGCTCCACctcaaatcatcaggcattagattctcataaggagcacacaacttagatccctcgcatgcacagttcacaatagggttaaTGCCCCTGTGAGAATCTCAAGCCACTGCAGAGCTCAGCAGGTACGGCTAGCTCACCTACCATTCATCTCCTGGTGTGCAGCCTGATTCCTAACAgaccacagactggtactggttcATGACCCGGGGATTGGAGACCCCTTGTCCTAGAGaattccccaatgttttcttttagtagtttcataatttgaggtcttatatttaagctgttttgatttttgtatatggtgagagatagggatctaggtttattcttctgcacatggatatccagttttcccagcaccatttattgaagagactgtctttcctccaatgtatattcttggcatctttattgaaaatgagttcactgtagatgtatggattatTTCTGTTCTGTCattctatgtttctgtttttattccagtaccatgctgttttggttactatagttctgtagtataatttgaagtcaggtaatgtgattcctccagttttgttctttttgatcaaGATGGCTTTGGCTGTTCTGGGTCTCTACTTTTGGACACAATGACTAGTTCGGTAAAAAGTATGTttcttgaagttttaaaatccaATGTTTCTCACAAGGGGTTCACATAGGGATTtcagcttttctttatattttacttaaaaactaCAAATGTTATGTATCTCAAAAAGCTTTACCTTTTGTAGGCATATAATCTAGGTCCCAAGAGATCACAGataaaaaacattattaaatgaattattgaGTGCTAGACATGTATTGAGTGAAGATGCTGTCCTCTCCATCCTTATCCTGCTCGTATCACAACCAACTGCACGTGAGTGCTTCTGCATTTGAATTCCTCTGGGCTTCAGAACTTCCACCACTGGAAAGTATAGCAGATTCCATGAACAACTAGAGGATTAGTTAAGTATAGTTTATAATGAATTCTAGCTAGAGTGACTCCCAAACCTTTGTATTTACCAAGCATTTATACTTCCCAAAAAGAATGTTACTGCATCATCTTGTCATTTAGCTTAGAATCCTCTGCATTTTGCAGTCTAGATTTCTCCATATATGCAGCATTCTTTTTCCCCCAGATGTTGTTATAGCAGCTTTGATTTCATTCAACCACTTGACATGAGTAACAGAAACATTTgcagaaaaaaattagtttgggTCATATTCCTTAAAATGTAGTTTTTGCCATGTGGGGAGGTTATTTGGGTTTTAAAAGTCTCTATATGGTCTCTAtacacagtttctttctttctttattttttttttaagagatggggtctctgtcacctaggctagagtgctttggagtgatcatagctcactgcaacccccaactcctgggctcaagggttcctcctgcctcagccttccaagcaactaggactacaggtacagccaccatgcccagctacttttattttattttagagatggggtcttgccctgtcactcaggctggttttgaaatcctgacctcaaatgattccttggcttcccaaagtgctgggattacagacatgaatcaTCTTTCCTAGCCaacattttgttattaatttgtCTTTAGATTGTTGCCTAAACCACTGGCTATCTTATGTTTTAAAGTCATTTGTGTGTATATCAATCCTAATCCCAAGAACcacaacatttttattctttcctcagCACCTCCTCACCTCTCAAGTTAGAGACCACATCTTTAATCTGACTCTCTGGCTTAATGTGCACACAGCCACCTATTTTCCAATTTAACCCTCCCTAACTCACTCTAAATGTGCTGGCAGGAGTCTGCTCATCACAATTTAGAAATCTTGGCACATCTTTATTGGAATGCGATTGCTTTTGTCCTTCAAACAGTCAATTGGCCAAGACAACAGAGTTTTGCTGTGATTGAAGTAGGTTGTCAGCAGTGATCTCCTCTTTTTTTGATCTGGTACTAACATGTCAATATTTTCATAGCCTCCAGATGATAGGAGCAAAAATGTATGttcagtgtgtgtgcatgtgggcagGGTTTGGGTAAATTATCCTTTCCAAAATTTTTACGttgaatagcaaaaaaaaaaaattatttttacaaatatggaGTATATCTATGTTGAATTCAATTCATTAAATTGCTGAATACTTTTTATGCTTTAAGTTTTTAAGCTGGCCACAGGGGATATTATGATGATTTTGCTTCCATCAGATTACATTGTTTTCAtcggtttcaaataacttcttgatttctgccttaatttatttatttacccaggagtcttTCGGGAGCAGgtggtttaatttccatgtaattgtgtgggtttgagttagtttcttaatcttgagttctaatttgattccactgtggtctgagagactgttatgatttcagttttttttcatttgctgaggagtgttttgcttccaattttgtggtcagttttagaggcAGTGCCacgtggcactgagaagaatgtatattctgttgatttggggtggagagttatgTAGACATCTATCAGGACCACCtgatccagaactgagttcaagtgcTGAGTATCTTTGTTAATTGTCTGtctcgatgatctgtctaatattgacagtgggctgttaaagtctcccactattactgtatgggagtctaagtctccgtgtaggtctctaaaaactagttttattaatctgggtgctcctgtattgggtgcatgtatatttaaaattcttagttCCTCTTGTcgagttgatccctttaccattaagtaatgcccttctttgcctttttttttttttttttttttttttttaatctttgttggtttaaagtctgttttgtcagaaactaggattgcaacccctgctttcttctgttttccattttcttggtaaattttcctccatccctttattttgagccttgtctttgcaggtgagatgggtctcttgaatagcacactgataggtcttgactgtatccagtttgccagtctgtatcttttaattggggcatctagtccatttacatttaagtttactatttttatgtgtgaattggATCCTACCATCATGGTGCTAACTGATTATTATGCagattagttgatgcagtttcttcatagtgtccttGGTCTTTGTACTTCAGTATGTTTTTGTTGTGGCtggtaacattttttcctttccatatttagtgtttccttcaggagctcttgcaagacaggcctggtggttatgaattccctcaacatttgcttgtctgaaaaagattttacttctctttcacttatgagcttagtttggccagatatgaaattctgggttggaaattcttttctttaggaatgttgaatattggcccccctcTCTTCTGGcctatagggtttctgctgagaggtcgactgttagtctgatgagcttccctttgtaggtcacctggcctttctctgtggctgcctttaacattttttccttcatttcaaccttggagaaacTGATAGTTATgtgtctttgaaaccaatgagaacaaagacaacatcccagaatctctggaatgcagctaaagcagtggttagagggaaatttatagcactaaatgtgcacattagaaagctggaaagatctcaaatcgacattctaacatcacaactaaaagatctagagaagcagtagcaaacaaatccaaaagctagcagaagacaagaaacaactaaAATCAGAGGAAACTAAAGGAtatagagacacaacaaaaccttcaaaaatcaatgaatctaggagctgggtttttgaaaaaatttaataaaatagaccactagctagactaacaaaagaaaagagaggagaatcaaatagacacaataaaaaatgataaaggggatatcaccactgaccccacagaaattcaaacaaccatcagagaattctataaacacctctatgcatataAACTAAAATATCTAGAAGTAACGGATAcgtttctggacacatacaccctcccaagactaaaccagaaagaagtagaatccctgaatagaccaataacatgtTCTGAAGtggaggcagtaataaatagcctatcaACTGAAAAGAAAGCCTAttaccagatggatttacagctaaattctactagaagtacaaacaggagctggtaccattccttctgaaactattccaaaaaagtagaccttcatgttaaaaactcttaataaactatgtattcatggaacatatctcaaaataatcagaACCATTTCTGACAAACCcaaagctaacatcatactgaatgggcaaaagctggaagcattctctttgaaaaccagcataagacaaggatgccctctctcaccactccaaattccaaaaaagaaaaagatagtttcagaaggaatggcactttggaatagtttcagaaggaatggtaccagctccctaactcattttatgaggccagcattatctcGATacgaaaacctggcagagacacaacaaaagaaaacttcagaccaatatccctgatgaacatcgatgagaagatcctcagtaaaatactggcaaactaaatccagcagcacataaaaaagcttatccaccatgatcaagtcagcttcatccctgggatgcaatgctggttcaacatatgcaaatcaataaatgtaatccatcatgtaAACATAACtgatgacaaaaaccacatgattatctcaatagatgcagaaaaggccttttatagaattcaacatcccttcatgttaaaaactctcgaTGAACTgtgtattgatggaacatatctcaaaatagtaagagccatttCTGACAAACCCaaagctaatatcatactgaatgcgctaaagctggaagcattccctttgaaaatcagcataagaaaagaatgccctctctcatcactcctattcagcatagtattgaaagttctggccagggcaagtaggcaagataaataaatggtatttaaataggaagagaggaagtgaaactgactgtttgaagatgacataatcctatattgtctcagcccaaaagctccttaagctgataagcaacttcagcaaagtcttaggatacaaaatcgatgtgcaaaaattacaagcattcatATACATTAAAAGtagacaagcagagagcaaatcatgaatgaactcccattcacaatcactacaaagagattaaaatacctaggaatacagctagcaAGTGATGtggaggacctcttcaaggagaaccacaaaccactggtcaaggaaataagaggggacacaaacaaatggaaaaacattccatgctcatggtaggaagaatcaatatcatgaaaatggccatactgctcaaagtaaaatttatagattcaatgctgttcccattgaactaccattgacattcttcacagaattagaaaaaaaactaccttaaaatttatatggaaccaaaaagaacccagacagccaagacaatcctacgcaaaaaggaaaaagctagaggcatcatgctacgtgacttcaaactgtactgcaaggctacagtaaccaaaacagcatgatacttgtaccaaaaaatgacacaaagaccaatggaacagaatagagatctcgaAATAAGACTagacatctacaaccatttgatcttcaacaagcctgacaaaaacaatcgGGAGAGGATTTCCTCTTCAAGAAAtgagagaactggctagccatatgagaaaactgaaaactggacccttccttacaccttatccAAAAactaacttaagatggattaaagagttaaatgtaaaacccaaaactataaaaaccctagatgctggggaggatgtggagaaataggaatgcttttacactgttggtgggagtataaattagttcaactgctgtggaagacagtgtggtgattcctcaaagatctaaaatcagaagtaccatttgatacagcaatcccattactgggtatatacccaaaggattataaatcatatacatatgtttattgcagcactatttacaatagcgaaaacttaaaaaaaaaaaaaaaaccctagaagaaaatctaggcaataccattcagtacataggcatgggaaaagatTTCATGGCAAAAACATCTAAAGCAattgcaaccaaagcaaaaattgacatatgggacctaagtaaactaaagagcatctgcacagcaaaagaaactgtcattcgagtaaacagacaacctatgtaatgggagaaattttttgcaatctgtcaatctgacaaaggtctaatacccagaatccaCAAGGGACTTAAAccaatttcaaaggaaaaaaaaaaaaaaaaaaaaaagggcaaaggatatgaacagacacatctccCAGAAGTCATTTATATggccaaaaaacacatgaaaatctaaaagctcaacatcactaatcattagagaaatacaaattaaaaccataatgagataccatctcaccccagtcagaatggcaacattaaaaagtcaagaaataacagatgctggtgaagctgtggagaaatgggaatgcttttacactgttggtgggaatgtaaattcattcaatcgttgtggaaaacagtgtggtgattcctcaaggatctagaaccagaagttccatttgacccagcaatctcattactggatatatacccaaaggaatataagttattctgttataaagatacatgcatgtgtatgttttttgcagcactgttcacaatagcaaatacatagaatcaactcaaatgcccatcaattatagattggataaagacatgtggtacatatacactatgtagccatgaaaaggaatgagatcatttttgggggacatggatggaactggaagccattatgctcagcaaactaacaggaacagaacattaaacatcacattttctcactcatatatgggagctgaacaatgagaagacatggacacaggaaggggaacaacattGGAAGgcatggggagggagagcatcaggataaatagctaatgcatgtgacACTTAATACCTAGGTTATGGGTTGATAggtccagcaaaccaccatggcacacgtttacttatgtgacaaacctgcacgttctgcacatgtatctgagaacctaaaataaaataaaataaaatatagaaaggaaaagtaAGATTACATTGTAGCACCTACTAAATGTCCCTAGATCAGTCAGTGCATTTCTACTGAACTTCATGGTTTGTTATTCTCTGTCTCAAGGTAAAAATTTAAGGCAGTGAGGTCCAGCAATGCTGCTAGATGAAATTAGTCTGCTTTTCTTTACTGGTTTTAGAGTTTAAACAATTCAtacattctgtttttattttagtatttttctggTCAAATGCTGTATGGCTGCTTCTGAAttactttctattttatcttcAGGTAAATAACAACATAGAGAAGTACAAATGGAAACATAAAGAGCTCATATcattattttctatcattttcaacacatccttttattctttcttcaaattaatgtttttataaattgtCATTGCATTTGGATAtgttgaagaaaagagaaaacaaatgcaaatctGAATATGGTAAACATGAAAGAAGGAAAGTGACTCCCCAGGCCAAAAAATTGTAATAGgagtttttctctcatttttccctTTCCACCTACTCTAATATCGTTTCTGCTTGTAAATTCTACCAAGTCAACTTTACTAAGGTCACCAATTCCATCTGTTTTTCTACTGTGGTAGATGATTTCAACCCATAGAGCAGTTTACTGACAGTCATGATAGTATTAACCAAAATAACATTATCATTATAATTTATCATTATAAATAATTTGATatgtcataatttaaaataaatattaaatatactagTATGATTTTTCAATACATCAAATCCATGAAATCTATCTATAGACCTACATATTTCTAAAAATGGCAAGCTATGcagataaaaattaattcatcTCCTTTTCCAGATCCTACTTTACTTCTCTCCTTAATTTCATGATGAGGCAGGATAGGTAGTTAGGGAAGTAACCATGTCATCAGGATGTCACAACCTTGGTGACCATACCATCAACACAATAAGCTTCAGCATTAATATTGTAATTGAACTCATTCAAGCAAGGCTGTAGTTCCCCTGTAGAGATCATGCACATTTTGATTTTACCTGTCCTCAGAGTGACCCTTTGCTCATTATAATAGTAAAGAATAAACCCGTGGATGGAagatttaagatgctaatgagacatACAATGTTACAACAAGCATATAGAGCTACTGCACATGTGCACCCAGAGGACCACCAAGAACATGCTTACTAGTAACGCCTCTTCCCGCCTCTTTATGGATAATCATGGAAGATTCCCATAAAAGGAGTCTCCCTAGTACTAGTCTACTTTCTAATCTTTATTAGCAGCCTACGCTGAATCCTCTCTGTCTCAGGGTGTACTGTCTATTCTACACCTAGCtttcaaaatattccttttctatttttttgcaaTAAATTACTCCATGCTGCATATCCACTGCTGTGTGTCTcttgtttaaattcttaaaaCTAGGAAGACAAGAATCTAGGTGTCACATCAGCCATCAGCAAGAAGGCAAACTTCTCAAAATTGTTTTCTCTATATATTGCCATTACCTTCTCTTCTCTTATTTACTCTTCTACCTGCTCCTGTATGGTTTCTACTGATTAATTCTATCAGTCAACTGATTGATTCTACCAATCAACTTCCACTAAGACCACCAATGCCCAATGTATTAGGCAGTTTCAATCTACTCTACATTTTGCATGAATATATCAATTCTTCTAAGCAGTTTTAGtcctttaaatttacttttatcaccattctctcttttccttctagtATTTGGCCATTCCAAATCTGTTTCTATTGTAGCTGTTTCCTCCCTTTAAAGTTGAAGGTTTCAGAGGAAATTTTCAGTCTCTTTGTCATTCTGTAAACTCTTCTCACATGACCACTGCTGTTCCTGGAGTTTCAGGTCATGGCATTGCTTGAAAATTGCAGACTGAAATATCAAATTGCCAGTGCACGTTTGCACTTATATGTCTACCAGTCAACTGTAGAAGACATctactgcttttgtttttgtttcctcatATGCCTTGGCTTCAGCttctgctgaaaaaaaaaataccgttTTTCGGTCTTATATCATTTATCTAACAGATTTAATTACAGTTgttgtttttaggtttttttccctacacaaagaaagatgaaagacagCAAGAAATGTAAGTGTATCTTCATCTCTATAACCTGAAGTCAACATACAAGCTGGCTTATAGAATGTAAATTTGTACTGTACTTATACCTTGAGTATAATAACAATGAGTCAATGAATTGaaccatacatttttaaatcatgttgGAGAATCAACTTGGTGTTTCTCCTTagagaataaacaaattcaaGAAGTTTTCTatggtaaatatttaataaactaaacaaaataatacattgactaaacataaaaatatattttatgttttcaacaaTATAAAGGTATACATTTTATGTCTTTATATgggcaaaaaattaaatattataaatagtcaaataaatattcatttaataaatagataaatagatccATCAGCTTAGTCATCTGTAACGGACTAATTCCTGTGCAGCCGAACATGATGTTGCTTAATTTACACACCTGAAAATATTTGACACGTTTGATTCAACTCATGGTATGGTTATAGCAGAAACAAGAGTCTTTAAAATGGCAGATCTTGAAAGTGTGAGCTGGTGTAGTCGTCAATGGGAATCGTTTCTATTTTGGATCAGGTCTTATTCCTTCCTCCTTAATCTTTCTTGCAAGTTTCTTGATGAAGAGAAGGATCTCATGATTTCTGCTCTGACAACCTCCCATGCACAAGGGCTATACTTCTTCTCTGTCAGGTAGAGAGTGATTCTCTGGAAGTATTTTCTCACAGCCAGGATGGAGTCCTCATTCATCAGGGGAGTCTCTCCCACCCACGCCTCCTGCATCACACAGGCTTCCAGGTCATTCAGCTGCTGGTAAAGTTCAGTGTAGAGTTTGTCTAGAAGCCTTTCATCCCAAGCGGCAGATGAGTCctttgtgctgaagaggttgtagGTCTGCTGGATCACCTCATGGAGGACAGAGATAGCTTGAGCCTTCTGGAACTGGTTGCCATCAAACTCTTCCTGGGGAAATCTGAAGTCGTGTCTGTCCTTCagacaggagaaaagagagattCTTCTCATTTGTACCAGGAGCATCATGGTCCTCCTGTGACCCAGGCTGTGGGTCTGAGGCAGATCACAGCCCAGAGAGCAGCTTGACTTGCAGCTGAACACCACCAGGGCCATCAGTAAAGCAAAAGGCAAGGCCATGGTAGATGTTGCAGATGCTGTTGGACTTGTTGAGATGGGTGACTCTGAACCTTCAGCTCTAGGTTCTCTGAAGACCTTGCTTTATGTGTAGGTCTTAAATAGGGAACATACTAGTTTCCATTTTCAGAATTTACTTTCTACTTCTGATTTTGCTTTCCTTTGTGTACTCTCTAAATGGGTATAGAGTAGTTTTTCAaccagtttttttgtgtgtgtgtatatgtgtgtgtgtgtgtagtcatcATTGACACTCCcttctcttgcctgcctccagtgtcttttaagaatttttcttcttaattgaaattaaatttttattacattttattaaattttaaatgttatgaaattttaataacaaatataCTGTATATATCCTTATGTACTGTATGTATATCTACTTtgtacagtaaaagaaaaaggataaagcttaCTCTTATTATTTCTTGATCCGTTAGGAATGGTAAAATAATTTaactaaaagttaaattttaaaaaatttgacatTTAACTTAACTCTGAGCAGCAACTTTTAATTTGCCCTATTTACTTATATAAATTGTCTCAAACAAATTTGCGAATTAAGAATGTAGTAATATACATAATAATACCAACATGATGACATATgttcataaatttctttttttttttgagacagagtctcgctctgttgcccaggctggagtgcagtggccagatctcagttcactgccagctctgcctcctgggttcacgccattcttctgcctcagcctcccgagtagctgggactacaggtgcccgccacctcacccggctagttttttttgtattttttagtagagacggagtttcaccgtgttagccaggatggtctc is a genomic window of Chlorocebus sabaeus isolate Y175 chromosome 12, mChlSab1.0.hap1, whole genome shotgun sequence containing:
- the LOC140713062 gene encoding interferon alpha-6 translates to MALPFALLMALVVFSCKSSCSLGCDLPQTHSLGHRRTMMLLVQMRRISLFSCLKDRHDFRFPQEEFDGNQFQKAQAISVLHEVIQQTYNLFSTKDSSAAWDERLLDKLYTELYQQLNDLEACVMQEAWVGETPLMNEDSILAVRKYFQRITLYLTEKKYSPCAWEVVRAEIMRSFSSSRNLQERLRRKE